A stretch of the Lolium perenne isolate Kyuss_39 chromosome 3, Kyuss_2.0, whole genome shotgun sequence genome encodes the following:
- the LOC127345606 gene encoding uncharacterized protein, which produces MENQSENLTETKAKANRKMSNRADSHRCSPNKGTRVTSLDRGCFASCVCFDPIRVVSGGVFCHLDYPVPVSSFLELKILVLDIAVPMLPGLQVLVAIQFLEGKPYTMR; this is translated from the exons ATGGAGAACCAGAGCGAGAACCTGACAGAGACTAAGGCCAAAGCAAACAGGAAGATGAG CAACCGAGCGGATAGTCATCGGTGTTCTCCAAACAAGGGGACGAGGGTGACAAGTCTGGACCGAGGCTGCTTCGCTAGCTGTGTGTGCTTCGACCCTATCCGTGTTGTCTCTGGTGGAGTTTTCTGCCATCTGGATTACCCCGTGCCTGTGTCCTCCTTCCTGGAGCTGAAGATCTTGGTCCTGGATATCGCCGTACCTATGCTGCCCGGCCTTCAG GTTCTTGTTGCAATTCAATTCCTTGAAGGAAAGCCTTATACCATGAGGTGA
- the LOC127345605 gene encoding uncharacterized protein: MAFVSCIGFSGPVAFRARGCSLALAGMAPVSGVTLAVQAGMGPVSGSPLITLVGAGTGAIGGGNRGAPAGRGSDLLSARLVPSSAVATPGKRKAIFACRATGLDGDDYPQRDLEAKLSVPELLDVLAKKTLVLLDSVYLPKPQDYVVDQDRPSVSSEIGAIQAGLKELVEELSETPISFLPAAINLVGLHGRIYNLFTFCRLQTEWPIYILDAPTSLEMITKETLRRTMANTVEFYTELQKQPNKDICELTEEGPEGEETLSDLLVILVKKTTLLLKEIPRILVPSVHHAMSLPLRNFMQSATLCELDELQEMCDVLREKAGTPDILDQVAFGTFLGLDGRLRDLLFVVVTRCFHDGKFDDSPLQDGTLESAYKSSLERSMSDVRDCLKDYVKKETE, translated from the exons ATGGCGTTCGTGTCTTGCATTGGGTTCTCCGGCCCTGTTGCCTTCCGTGCCCGCGGCTGCAGCCTCGCCCTGGCAGGCATGGCCCCGGTCAGTGGCGTCACACTCGCCGTGCAGGCAGGTATGGGTCCTGTTTCCGGCAGCCCACTCATCACCCTGGTCGGAGCGGGGACTGGCGCCATTGGAGGTGGCAACCGGGGGGCTCCGGCAGGCCGCGGAAGCGACTTGCTGTCTGCACGCCTCGTTCCCTCCAGCGCCGTGGCAACTCCGGGCAAACGCAAGGCCATCTTCGCTTGCAGAGCAACGGGTCTCGACGGAGACGACTACCCCCAGCGCGATCTTGAAGCGAAG CTTTCCGTTCCCGAGTTGCTTGATGTGCTTGCCAAGAAAACCTTGGTTCTACTGGACAGTGTTTACTTGCCTAAGCCCCAGGATTACGTCGTCGATCAGGATCGGCCATCTGTCTCGAGCGAGATTGGAGCTATACAGGCTGGGTTAAAGGAGTTGGTCGAGGAGCTCAGTGAAACACCAATCTCCTTCCTTCCGGCAGCCATAAACCTGGTGGGGCTCCACGGCCGCATATACAACTTGTTCACCTTCTGCCGCCTTCAGACAGAGTGGCCCATTTACATCCTCGACGCCCCAACGTCCCTGGAGATGATCACCAAGGAGACCCTCCGGCGCACGATGGCCAACACGGTCGAGTTCTACACAGAACTCCAGAAGCAGCCCAACAAGGATATCTGTGAACTTACTGAGGAAGGACCGGAAGGTGAGGAAACCTTATCAGACCTCTTGGTTATTCTAGTCAAGAAGACGACTCTCCTCTTGAAGGAGATACCGAGAATTCTGGTGCCATCAGTGCATCATGCCATGAGTTTGCCCTTGCGCAATTTTATGCAATCGGCAACCTTATGTGAGCTGGATGAGTTACAGGAGATGTGCGACGTTCTCCGCGAGAAGGCGGGCACCCCAGATATCCTCGACCAAGTGGCGTTCGGCACTTTCCTTGGGCTGGACGGACGCCTCCGCGATCTACTTTTTGTGGTGGTCACTCGGTGCTTCCACGACGGGAAGTTTGATGATTCCCCACTCCAGGATGGCACACTCGAGTCGGCTTACAAGAGTTCCCTTGAGAGGTCTATGTCCGATGTGCGGGACTGCCTCAAGGATTACGTGAAGAAGGAAACGGAGTAG